CCGAACTCGAGGATGGTTCTTACCTTGGCAACGTCTATCACCATAAGGACAGAGGCAGAAAGAGTCCGCTTCTGCTCAGGGTGATTGAGTACCAGATCACCGAAGGGGAGGACCCGGATCTCTTCTACCGCCTCTTTTGCACCATCACCGATCCCGAGGTGGCACCGGCTCATGAATTGGCGGCACTCTACTCCAAACGTTGGGAGATCGAATCGGCCTTTGATGAACTAAAGACCCATCAGTCGGAGGCGCGAAGAGTGTTACGGTCTCAGTCTCCCGAGCTCGTCTACCAGGAGATCTGGGGGATGTTAACCCTTCACTTTGGCATCAGGGAACTCATGTATGACGTATCGGCATCCAAACGAGGGGACCCAGTGGCGCTCTCATTTGTTGGCTCTCTCCGGACGGTACGCACCAGTGCTATGACCAGTCCGGGTTTTTCCCCCTCAAGTTCTCGCTGAAGCATTCAGCCGCGCAAGCTGTCAAATCCTTGACCAAGTGCTTCCAAAACGAAGGTTGCGCTCTAATCCCCGTGTGATTCGCAAGCGCATGAGTCCCTATCCCACCAAGTATCCCAACCATAGCAACTGGCCCCAACCCTCAAGGCCAGCCAAAGATCTCATCAATGTCATCGGAGCTGGTCCCTAAGTTAACGGTATTGGACTAAATTCCCTACTTATATGCGAAGACCTGCTTTCCGTCTGCTCGCCCCTGTAGGTATGACCGACAACTCTCACCCTCGTCTGAGAGAACTGCATGTGCAAAGAGAAAGTGCCCTTCGCAATTGGCTGGTGGCCAATACTGCACTGGTGAGCGCTATCGAACGGCTGGGCCAATTGCACGCAGCCAAAGCCAAAGCGCTGAAAGCACGAGGGATCACTGCCCACCAGCTCGCCCAGTTCCGCCACTGGGAGAAAGGGAAGGTGAAACCTGCCGAATACAGGACGCTCGCAAGCTATGCACTGCACCGCAACATCATCGCCTCCATCGATCGGCGATGGGACGGAGCGATCACTACTGCACAGATCGAAGTCGATCGAGCCACCACCGATTTAGCCGTAGCTACTGCTAATCTGCTCTCCACTATGCCCGCAGCACTTGCCAGTAAATTGACCGGTCTCTCAGTGCGTCAACTCTCGGCTATTGTTCGTGCTGCTGCGAACAGAGGGTCACGACGGACCGAGATACGGTTATGAAGTGCCTCCAACGACAAAACCTCAGCTGCGATGACACACCAGTCACAAGCCAAAACACACTTGGCACCGCAACTAGCGGACGCGGTCAAGGGACATCGGCTCCATGTTTACAGGCCAGGAGTCCAATCATCTCTTAAGCATGTCGTGCCTGCTAATCTGACACAATGGGACCACAGATCGACCAACGGGCTATCCTGCTCGCGGCCTATGACGACGAGCTTCGAGACATCGCCGAGATGCAAGGTGCGCTGAGCTGGGACCGAGACGGACCCTTGTGGCGTGCGCTCTTCGAGGGTGGTGGATTCGTCAGCTACAAGTCGCTGGATCACGTCGAGGACCTCGACGAACTGATCGCAAGGACCGTCGTCTACTTCGCTGGGATGTCGCAGGTCAAAGAGTTCGAGTGGAAGTCTCGCGGTCATGATCGCCCGAGCGACCTCGATGCCCGGCTGCGCGCCGCCGGTCTCGTGCCTGAAGAGCTTGAGACGGTTATGGTTGGCGAAGCTGCGGACTTAGCGGTCAACGTCGAGCAGGAGCCTGGAGTCATCATTCGGAGGGTCGACCAGTTACCAGAGCCCGAACGCACCCAGGTCATCGCCGCCGCGTCCGCCATGGCGAAAGACGTGTTTAACGGAGGTCCCTCGGCCGAAGAGATGATTGCCAACTTGGATCGCAAGAAGGGCAACGAACAGTTCTGGGTGGCTGAGGCCGCCAACACGGTCGTATGCGTAGGACGACTTTCTCGGATTGCCGGCTCAGCGTTCGCTAGCTTGTGGGGTGGTGCGACCCACCCAGAGTGGCGAGGAAAAGGGATCTATCGTGCCTTGACCGCCGCTCGGGCCAAAGCTGCGATCGCTGAACGGGCACGCTACCTGCACAGCGACTGCACAGCGATGTCGCGGCCGATACTGGAGCGGAGCGGCTTAGTTGCGGTGACCACCACCAGGCCCTACATCTGGCGACGCTGAGCCAGCAAGCATCCCTCCTTATAGAGCAAGCGTTCAAGTCCGCCGATTGGACAGACCCGGTCCGCCCTTTCGAGGGATCGTCAATGACCCTAGCCACCTCTCGGATCGAACTCATGAACAGGTGCGCGTCCTCGATGCTGAGATAACGCCG
This genomic stretch from Ferrimicrobium sp. harbors:
- a CDS encoding transposase, encoding ELEDGSYLGNVYHHKDRGRKSPLLLRVIEYQITEGEDPDLFYRLFCTITDPEVAPAHELAALYSKRWEIESAFDELKTHQSEARRVLRSQSPELVYQEIWGMLTLHFGIRELMYDVSASKRGDPVALSFVGSLRTVRTSAMTSPGFSPSSSR
- a CDS encoding GNAT family N-acetyltransferase is translated as MGPQIDQRAILLAAYDDELRDIAEMQGALSWDRDGPLWRALFEGGGFVSYKSLDHVEDLDELIARTVVYFAGMSQVKEFEWKSRGHDRPSDLDARLRAAGLVPEELETVMVGEAADLAVNVEQEPGVIIRRVDQLPEPERTQVIAAASAMAKDVFNGGPSAEEMIANLDRKKGNEQFWVAEAANTVVCVGRLSRIAGSAFASLWGGATHPEWRGKGIYRALTAARAKAAIAERARYLHSDCTAMSRPILERSGLVAVTTTRPYIWRR